In the Haemorhous mexicanus isolate bHaeMex1 chromosome 16, bHaeMex1.pri, whole genome shotgun sequence genome, aCCCCCAGCATGCTCCCAGTTACTTCAACTTCCTTCTAGTTGCTTTCAGCACAATTCCAGTTGCTCACAGCCACTTCCAGTTGCTCCCAGTATGATTCCAGTCACCGTCAGTGTGATCCCGATCTAAACCAGCATGGACTTGGCTGCTTCCAGTGTGATTCAAGTGTGATCCCAGTTGCCCCCAGCATAGTTCCAGTTGTTCCCAGTTCCTCCCATTATGATCCCAGTTGCCCCTTGAATAGTCCCAGTTTTTCCCAGCAGGGTCCCAGTCATGCCCAGTTGCCCCAAGTGTGGTCTGAGTTGTCCCCTGCATGATCCCAACTGTTGCCAGTGTGGTCCCAGTCACTCCCCAaatgatcccagtccctcccagtatggTCCCACTCACTCCCAGTTACCCCAGTGTGGTCCCAGTTCTCCCCAGCATGGTCTTGGTTGTTCCCACGGTCGTTCCAGTCCTACCAGTATGGTTACAGACactcccagtatatcccagttgCCCCAAACATGTCTGTAGTCATTTCCAGGAACTGCCAGTGGCCCCAGTAAGGTGTGAGTTATCCCAGTATGATCCCCCCGTCATGCCCAGAATATCCCAGTTGCCTCCAGCATGcatccagtctttcccagtTCCTCCAGTTTGCTTGCAGCATGATCCCAGTTTCTCTCAGTTGTTCCCAGTAGCCCCAAGTGTGATCCCAGTCGCTCCCTTTCAACCCCAATATAATCCCAGTAAGCttcagtttgatcccagtcccatgCCAGCACTCCCTGTGTGGTCCCAGTATAATCCCAGTTGCTTCCAATCTCTCCCAGTATGGTCCCAGATTCCTCCAGCGTGGTTCCAGTTGCTTCCTAGATCAACCCAGTCAGTCCCAGTATGATGCCATTTGCTCCCAGCATGCTCCCAATCAGGCCCAGTGGGGGATGATGTGAAGGGTGTATTCCCAGTCGCTCTCAGATACTCCCAGTATTAgtccagtccctcccagtatgaTCCAAAGATGAGCCCAGtgtgctcccagtccctgccagTATGAACCAGTTGTGCTCCACAAATGGTTCCAGTTGCTCTCTTTCACCCTCACTTTTgttccagtcactcccagtatctcccagtGTAGCCCAGTTCCCTCTAGCATATGCCCAGTCATTCCCAGTCACTCCTActtgggtttttggggagatgtttggagaaggaagaagTCCAAGGCTGAGCGGAAAAGGCCCCttggggggacatcggggggtgCCGGTGGCGGCTGccggcagaggcagcctggaggagcagagccctgtgtcccccgggagcccaaagtggggagcccagagTGGGGGGGCGCTGCCATTGGTGGGACCCTcaggagcctggagaggggcaggggggactccttggagcccctgcagcccagagcagagagtgaggggagaagggagccTGGGAGCCCAAAAAGCAGCGGCATCCCGAAATAGTGAGAGCGAAGAGGGGGGAGCTTTTGGGATTGCTGggactgccagcagcctggggagggtgGGCAGTGAGGAGAAGGGGGACCGCCAATCCAAGCAtgacccccagcagctgggacaaggGGGAACCCTGGACAGCAAAGGGGagggaccagggacagggaactCCTGGAAGGCTTTTCCAGGGCTGAATCTtggtgtttgggaggtttttctGGAGCCCAGGTGGCTGGTGTTGTGTAGAGATGGGCTTGGGTAGAGGGACCTTCAAAGTCAACATGCTCTTCCCttgttttccccaaaccaggatttcccattcccaacccctgggaggctgtgaggaagaggaagatgccccaggacactgaggcaggtgaggaggaagtcagtgcccctttcccccttctgtcctgctccatctcccagcccagcacagccttggctgcaggacagccctggggggatCTCCTTCCCTTTGCCTGTGGCACGGAGGCAAATCCTatcctgtccttgtccttcctcccccagagcaggagctgagcatggagagcagggaggacaaatccccacGGCAGAACCTGGCAGCAGAGGCCGTTTTGAGCGGCTCCATGGCGCAGGAACCCaacggggaggaaaagccccggAGATCCCGcacgaggaggggctgcaaacgcAGATGGCAgggatctgagggggaaagagccagcctgggccggGAAGGCGGCCAGAGATGGAGCCAGAGCTcggagctggtgctgcatgaGCAGCTCCATGTTGGGGAGAAGCCCCACAGGTGCatggagtgtgggaagagcttcagccggaGCTCCAACCTGATCAAGcaccagaggatccacactggggaatggccctacaagtgtggggagtgtgggaagtgcttcaggcagagctccagcctgatcctgcaccagaggatccacactggggaatgGCCCCatgagtgtggggagtgtgggaggAGCTTCAGGTGGAGCTCTTACCTGATCAGTCAccagaggacccacactggggaacggccctacgagtgtgatcAATGCAGGAAGAGGTTTCACACCAGCTCTGATCTCCTCGTGCACCAGCGCACGCACACAcaggagaggcccttccgctgccccgactGCGGGCAGGGCTTCAGGCAGAACTCCCATCTTGTCAGGCACCgacgcatccacactggggagaggccccacgagtgtggggaatgtgggaagagcttcaggagGAGCTCCACCCTGATCAGCCACCagcgcatccacactggggagaagcCCTATACGTGTTccaagtgtgggaagagcttcagccagcATTCCAACCTGCTTGTCCACCAaaagatccacactggggagaggccctacaaGTGTTccaagtgtgggaagaggtttcagagcAGATCCTGTCTCCTCCGGCACTATCAGGTTCACACAGAAGAGAggcccttcctctgccctgacTGTGGGAAGGGATTCAGGGGCAACTCCACCCTCATCAACCACCAGCaaatccacactggggagaggccctacgagtgtccccagtgtgggaagagcttctccagcagctctgcgTTGACCAAACACCGACAGAGGCACCACTAAGGGAAGCCCTGAGAGTGCCCCGAGTGCGGGAAGAGCTTcgtgtgctgctccagctccatcccccactggAGGAGCCActttgggcacagccctggtcacccacattccctgtgatcCATGCTGGGAACATACctggctgcttctccttttgGTCTGGCCTCAATTTTCTTGTGCCTCATCTTCATCCCTTAAAAACTCCCAAAACAGGGTTAAATGAAGGCAATTGATCAAATATATCTGAACTCCCACCATTTCTCAGGTGTTTGAGGAGGAATTaaggatttggggacacattCTGTGTGGAGTGTCCCTGTTACTAAAAGGCAGGAATTTGATCTCATCCTTCTTGTGTTGCTAAGAACTCCTCCCCTGgcccaaacccaaactccacCCCTGGGATTCCctataaaaaccccacagccctgcctttgCCCTGTCTTTCGGGGGTCAGAAATGGATTCTGGAGCTCTCTGAAACCAAGACCTGTCTCGTTTGTTCCCAGCaccggcagctgcagcctccctggacACCATGAACTCAGCTGCAACAATTCTGGAGGATTTGTGGGttctgggaggattttgggtaCTGTTCTCCATCTCTTTGCACTCCGAAAGCCAAGAGGGATCGATCTGTCACCTCAAAACCACTcaaatcccactgaaaacaACTGAATTTTAACCCATAAAGGCACCATAGCAGCTCAAATTTCTTGTTCCCTTGTCAAAACCACTCAATCCCAGGCCAAACTCACTCCattccacagctgccagggTGAGTTGGGGttgggaagggactgggagaAGTGGGATCCCAATTTGGAGTGGTGGGATGGGGattgtgtggggctgggtgggtggGATGTATTTGATagcaaataaaactttcagagTTGCTGATTTCTGTCCCGTTTATTTTCTGTCAGTTCTGTTTGCAGAGTGCCACCTTCTCAGCTAATTCAATTCctataaaaatcccattttttaagTCATCTAACCCAAACAATCCAAAAACCAATATCCAAATGAAACAACCCACCCgcaattaaatttatttaaagtaattttaattttttttagagtACTTAAGTGCGTTATTAAAGTTTAATTGTTTGGTTAAAATGTGTGAGAAATTATAgtggtgtttggttttgtgttcaGTATTTTTGTAATATCAATTGTTTTACTAAGGTGTGTTAGACTGTATGTTAgtttttttagatattttttatctGAAGTATATCAGTCATCGAGTTAAAACTTTCAAAAGGTATTTCTTGGTATATAATTTGTTTGTATGTATTGGTAATGTTATAGTAATAGTTATTGTTGGTTTGGCTTGAATCGTTATTGGAGTATTGTAAGGAAGAGCTGagatttttatatttcattttttaaacaatttatttcattttaattctaATTTCTTGATTTATAATTTTACTCTAATTTGTTGAGAGGATAGGAAGGAATTTCAAGGGCAGGAACATTTTTTCCTGGATGGGAACTGGAATTCCAAACCCTGGGAGTGTGCACaggaccacacagactgggatcaaatatggactgggatcaaatatggactGGGATCCTGTGGGTTGGGACTGCACAGAGTGGGACCGTATGGATCAGGACCACCCAGACTGGGATAAACTAGACTGGGATCATATGGACTGGGATTGCACAGACTGGGATCACACGGACTGGGAAAAAGCTTTGGCTACCACTGGCTGCCTTTGGCTACCATCCACGTGTAATGATGGCCACATCAAGTTGGCTTGATCCTGTTTGGGGGTCCCATCCCCCTCTTTCCCCCCACTCTCCCGCCCCTTCCCCATCGttcccccaatcccctcccccgtgcttggttttgggggttccaggcccctcctgctccctttggGGGTCCCGACCCCCCTTTGGTTGAATTTGGGGTCCCCGCCCCCCTTCTCACCGCgccccccgctccccccgcggcCGGGGGCGCTCCCAGaaccaccagtgccaccagtacGGTCCCAGCTGCCCCCGCAcgccccatccccatccccggggtcacctgccccctccccaaattctgCTCCTGGACACTGATGAGTCATCAGCGTCCCGCGCTCTGATTGGCCAGGATCTGTTTTGGGGTGCGGACGGGAGGAACTGGGCACCCCCAGGAGCCCCTCGGGTTTGGGGCTTTTGATCCCCCCTCGGGGCGGCCCTGGGgccaccccaacacccccaaaatggggagggTCCCCAGGGCCCTTTGGAATGCCCAGGAATGGGCTGGAAGCGGCAGGAGCCGCCCCAAAAAGGGATTGAAGGGTCCGGGCCGGGAATGGGGGAGGCTCTGGGGATGGCTCCGGTCCAGATTGGGGCGGGCTGGGATTGAGGGAGGGTCCGTTCAgcggctggggaggggctgggactggggaggggtccgggATTGGGGGGATGGGTCCATTCCGGGACTGGGGTGGGATCTCTCCCTGGGATTGGGGTCTGGAATTGGGTAAGGGTCCTTACCCGTTCCGGTTCCCGATCCCAATGctgttcccaatcccattcccgatcccaatcccattcctgatcccaatcccattcaCAATGCCATTCCTAATCCCAATCCCGGTCCCATTCCTATTCCTGCTCGCAATCCCATTCCCGATCCTATTCCTGTTCGCGTTCCTGTTCCCAATCCCTATCCTGCCGCTGTTTCCAGGGAATGGCTCCGATCTCTACCCCGACTCCAAACCCGGGGAGGGGGGACGCCAAACATTGGGGTCAAACACTCTAAATCCTGGGGTCAACTGACCcccgatcccaaatcctggggtttGAAACATTTAGGGTGTCCAACACCCCCCGTTCCCTCTGGggtcaaaaatccccaaatccgAAATTCTGACGTGTCAAACACCCCCAACCCCCAACGTTTGGGGTTAAAACCCCCAATCCCGACCTCCTGGGGTTTGAAATATCTGGGGTGTCAAACCCTCCTCATCCCCAAAGTCTGGGGTCAAATCCCCCAGTCCCCAAACTTTGGGTTCAAAGCCCCCCTGATCCCAAACTCTGGGGTGTCAATCCCCCAATCCAATCCCCCGATCCCCCCATTTGGGAGTTACACCCCATTTGGGGTTAAATCCCACCAAATCCTGGGGTCAATCCCCTTAATTCCTAAACTTTTGCGTCAAAAtcccctgatcccaaatcctggggtgTGAAACATCTGGGGTGTCCAACTGCCCTGATCCCAAAGTTTAGGGTCAAATCCCCtgatccccaaatcctggggacaaaaacccccaaatcccaaaccctggggTGTCAAacattcccaattcccaaagTTTGGGGTCAAACCCCCCAGTCTCCAAATTCTGGGGTCAAAACCCtggaccccaaatcctggggtgtcaaacacccccaaatcccagattcTTGGGTCAAACCCTCCCCCAAACCCTAAGGTGTCAAACTCCCCTAAACCCTAAAGTTATGGATCCACGCCCCCAAACCCAAATTTTAGGATCAAactccccaattcccaaatctgctatttgaaatattcctgataGTTTTATCAAAATTACTCCTAATTGCTTTAAGTTTCTTGTCCACTGCATGAATTATTTTACTATGATGTTGCTTCATACTCATAACAAAAGACATGCATCtcattcttaaaaaacaaaatagaagaGGAATGAACGCCTTAAGAACATTCAAATAATGCAAAATGTACATGAGAAATTTGGACAACTAATCATTCTGAATGATGCAGTAtttacatgagaaatttggaaaaaagatcATCACATCTAAATCCCAACTGAGTGCACCACAGTGAAGCCCAATTGATTCATTACCTTCAGGAGAAGATGTGCCTGTGTTTTATCATCAGCAGCTCAAAGCTGTCACCTGTTCATTCCATCAGACACtgatcagctctgaaaaaatgaggcccagggcaaagagaaataacctcatcaccttgcagcctctgtggccagagcaggagcaggaggaggactgcCAAGACATGGCTGGGTCTGGAAACTGACAGAGGCACTTTGCCAACAAAAGCCTCATGGCACCCTCATGGTACAGTGCTCCTACTGACCTTCTCCAGTTattccctgttccagctcccaTGAGGACATTCAGGGATGGCAAAGATCAACATTTCCAGCTAATGGACTTTCTCACACTCCTCAACTAATTGGAAACAATggtcatttctttccatttccccaagAGACATTGGACaatattcttctgttttctcatgctGCAAAACCCTGTGTCAATGACTTGATAGAATTTGGTGAGTTTTGTTGATTGTAATTGCTCTTTTATCTACCTTATCCCATATCTAGTAGATAACCAGTGATAACCTTGATGAGATAATACCTTCACAAGAGTGAGCAGTTTCAACATCAGAACAGAGgagccttttttaaatgaacaaaaagggggagatgTCATAGACAGGTAgaataatgataaaagaaaggccctatgaaatcaggccttgctctgctctattAACAGCTGGCCTGTCATCTCCTCTGAGTGCAGCTAAGCAGTTACAAGTTCCCATGTGAAGCGATTTTGAGAATGAGATTTTGTGAACAATCTATTCTGAGGGtgagaaacaaatgcacctgCATCAACAAGGGATTTGTGCCATGAGAATCATTGAAGAGAACAGGTAAACAATGCAATAGAGAGATTTGATGCACAagtaaaatctattttattacctaataataaaaaaactgCTTAGAAACCTATTCACTAACTAAACTTGCACATGAGGTCTTTCAAACTGTGTAAAATGAGTTGTGTGCATAAAGAATAAGGAGTTCttctccagctcagctgggtCCTTGGGGATTTCAGTTCACCCCCTTTTTTAGGGCTTTGGCTTCCCCcttctttggggttttggctTCCTTCTTTTCTGGCGCTTTGGTTTCgttccctgggattttggttcttttcctctctgattCTTTGGTGACCTTCTTCTCTGGGGCATTGGTGttcttctctgctgctttctttagcttcttttctggggattttgtttccttttttgggattttggttttattcttctCGGgtggtttgcttttccccttctcagCTTTTGGAGGCTGCTTCCCCACAGAGactcccttctttcccttcttccacctctcctcctccttctgcctcttttcttcctctaaggcttctgcctcctcctcctcaggctTTAGAGCTGGCTGTTTCAGCTCCcttctgcagacaaaacagaaaacatggctgAGAGTCCCACCAGAAACTTGGGCTCACCAgtcctgcctggccctgcacttCATTCCTTGACCCTGAGGCCATTTCTGTGAATTCTCCTCAACCCACAGAGGTTGGGAACATGCCAAGTGAGGGCGTTGGTGGAAGGGGACCTCCAGGACCAGTCAAACCTGAGCTTTGCCATCATCAGCTCTGGACTGTGCAAGCTCCCTCTtaaggcacagccagagccctccagcccagtgccaaaggctgatccaccagctctctgtgctggtgctgaaaaCGCCCTTTGTCTCTTGGCTTCCCAGgttagagcagagcacagattgctcacatctgcttctctctcctacCATTCTTACTCAGCTCattcagccccttctccctgggcacagctgaagcaTGATTTTAAAGGGTTAAGATTTCAGCTGAGGGTTAGAAGCAATTCCCATGGATCAGGATGTAAGGTAGATAGGCAGACCATAGGTTAATGATTATGAGATGCTTAAGCTGGAGCTGATTGTTCTATTGCTTACCATTAGGAGCTTCTTTCTAGGAGGAAGTGGAGTAAGTGAACTGTTAGAAGAACAAATTGAAACCAGTAGAACAATGGTTTAGCACCTGGGCTTGAGGTCAGTCAATCACTGAGCAGGGGACCTTGGATCAtgccagagggtcacagagacCTGATGAAGACATTCCTGACTTCATCCCTTAAGACCACAGACCCAACTCGAGACCACCAACCCAATTCAAGAGAAGAACTGCACAGGTGTGAAGGACCAATGACCTCATTTGAatacagagcagggatgggaggggctggggctgtgcagatgtaTTGTATGTAAGATCTTGGGAAATAAAGAGAGGGCAGAGAACCTTGGGCAGCGCGGTCACGCCTTTTAGGGACGGCTCTGGTGCTGCCCGCCGGTGTTAATAAACACACCACTGTCTGACTTTAATTAGTTAGAGAGTCTCTGTCCCTGATCTTCTGTTTTAACGACTCCTAGCCTGCTCCTTAATGAGAACAATCCTGTCAGtcaaagcaaaggctgcaggaactcctctcctgccagacaGGCTCTTGTCAGccagatttcctgctggaacccagctgtgaccaagcaaaccagggctggctgccacGGAAACCATTGGAAGCAGcctcatccatctcctccccatgaaACCAACTTCAGCCTGGCCTGAAGAAGTCCTGAGGCACAGgcttgctttgagcagcctccactcccagctccacacttggcctgtgtgtcctgagctgggctgccttgctggagctgagcttctcctgtgcttgcctactgctgcagctgaaggggagCCTCAAGGACATGAGCTTTTCTGGGTGCTGTCCCACCACATGGAGAACCTGGCAGATCAGCATTGCAAGGACTTcatctggggcaggagcaggacccaaAGCAAGGTTTGGTCTGTGCCCCACGCCTGCCCATCCCACAATCCCACTGCTTTGATGGAGAAGGGAGATGAAGAAGATGCCACTCAACACCATGGACTTCAAGACACCTCcagaggcagtgccaaggcaagcccagagcccagctccctgcaggcagcagctaagccaggagggctcagcactcAGAGAAGAAGATGTTCTGTCTCAACAGAAGAAGGTCCTTCCTCTCTTGggagccagggagctcagagtggccatCCCTGTGTTGCTTCTGGCCTTTGCtatgcagcacctctgagctcagagtccttggagcaggaaagccctgcagggacaagaacccatggcagagcagtaaCCCATGCAAGGCTCACTCACCTctccctgagaggtgcctgagagccacagctgatctcccgggggctcagggaggagctgacaccTGAGGCCTCTCTGGTCACCAGCACCTCGCAGGTGGGGCCTCCCTCCACGTGGCACAGCTCAGTGACattggaggtgctgctgaggtggccagagaaggtggaggagacctgctggctctgtcctggctgcagcacacctgagagTGGCAGGACACTGAAGGCCTGgatggaagacaggagagaTTGAGGTGTTGAGCATGGAAATGGATGCAGAAGAGCATCTtggagcaaagtgcagctggacCTGGAGGGGCCTATTCCCCAAACACTGCCAGAATCACCCTCACCTCATCCTGCATCCATGCCACTGACAAGggcagggaccatggggaaaatGTTCTCCCATGCTCATGGGTCAATGCATTAATTAGTGCATTACAtgaaagggaactgggatgtCTCCTGGCAGCAGAAATTCTCTCTGATGCACAACTTGCCctgaaaaagtttaaaaacttccTGCTTTTAGAAAAGGAGGAGACTCAGAGTGAGAGCTTTTGGAGCTAAGGGAaggagtccagcccagctcatctgactcctgaggctcttcccctctctctctgatttaaatgctgctttctcaagGTGCTACAGCAAAAGCTCCTGGAAAATTTCCTATGGACCACCTGGGGAGTTCCAGGGGGAGCAGTGCCCTCCACAGGCGCTGCACAGCGTCCTTGGGCAGCCCCACAATGTgtcctgcacagcctctccaacaagcagctgcttcagcagcactttgtgctgggcctggagggaggggaggccccTCTGTGGCCAATGCTGAGGgcccccagtggcactgggagctccagccctgctggcctcACTGACAATGGGCAAGTGAGACAGATTCCCTCTTGCCTTCCAGGGGAGTGTGCGCTACATCCAGGGAGCACCTGAATCCCTCCAAGCCCcgtgggaggggagggttttCAGGAGTTTGTGCTGGCACCTGAAAAACAAGCCATTTTCTGTGCCGGGGGGAAGAGACAGCCACTCTGCAAAGTCTCCCTTTGTAAGAGAGcttcagggccagcagtgcaacagcagctctggggtaaaagcagagccctgcacacagggagtctggctggcttgggaagAGGCTCCATGGAGATCAGGACTCATCCCAGCTagctctgggaaggaagctggagctctgagcatgaTGATGCAGATAAAAGCCTCATCTTACattgggaaggaaacaaggcCAAAACACCTCACACTCAGCACAGGCCTGTAGGATCTGAGtcagcttctccaaggaaaactctcctatttctccctcccacccaccccatgtccagccactggccctgctgcccagcccactgccagggcacaggacagcagggcagcaaaaagGGAGGTCAGCACGAGCATGActtggtgctggcaggctggggaggcaacacaagcactgggtggacaagaaaatctacctctgctcctgaagagTGGCTAAAATCCTCCACTTCTCTcagggctctggctgcctcCTCGTTTCTGATCTTAAAGTGCCGCCAGCGAGATGCCGAGGAGTCCAAGCCAGTTCTCTGCTCCTTTGGGGGTTGGGGCTTGAATTTAGGTGGGTGAAGCTCATCTCTGGAAAATAAGAGAACTATGAACAGGgacctgcagtgggagggagctgccccagcagctcctggtcaggatgcagcccctggctgggtgctggcaccttgaactgagaaatggtttgatccagcccttcccaatccaggctggagcagctgtgctctaaaggcagcccagggatgacactgagctgctgcagcagctgcaactgcTTGCACTGAGCAACTGCAGAGGACAGGCATGAACACCTTGTGGGGATGCCAAAAgcacagtgggagaggaaaggacagagaaggCAAGCAAAAAGGTGAGATCTGAGGCACCCAGGGGCagacccagccagtgcccagccagcacagcccccccagtgcccaaggccagaaactctgcagctccaccagggatttatcaggaatgatcccctgacactgctgggggcaTGGTTGACATTTTCCAACACTCCCAGGCGACTCAGGTCCCTTTCCCCATCCATCCATacacaggctgtggtgctgggatcctgccaagctctgtcacccttgggcttggggaggtttctgccagccGTCCTGAGCTCCGTAGTTGTGCTCTCTCTGCCGggaagcaagcaagaaagatttaaaaaaaaacccaaaccaaaccacaacaGGGAAACCTAAAAAACCTTCAACAGCTCAACCCTGCTCATGTTATTTCTTTAGGGACACCTAGcactctccagctgaaatgctgggcttttggggaaaaagaaatatacaTGTTCACCTCCAAATTGAAAAGGATTAAGGTAAGAGAACCTTTCAAAGTACAAATTATTGGCCCAAAGGTAAAAGATTTGCAAGAAATCTCTAGTTAAAACCAGGCTGACAGTTAAACAACTGGTTCTTCTGGTGGAGAGAAACCCTCCTCTTTAGGGGAAGCAGCCTGAGAGTTGAAAGCAACTGTTTTGTCAAACTtcaggctccctggcacagcctgcattgcctgtccttcctgttcactgatttacaggcagtgccacaatggcccaGGCTCAGATGTTTGCTGCCATCCAGGGAATTTGGCACCACCATTTCCATATGTCTTAATATACGTTTCAATCTTTGCAACCACTCTTcaaatgccagctttcctttcttttacagaaagctCAAGGTTCCCAGAAGTCTTCTGGCCTCCACTTTTGTGCTCAGAGAGATGGCATT is a window encoding:
- the LOC132334739 gene encoding zinc finger protein 239-like, translated to MPQDTEAEQELSMESREDKSPRQNLAAEAVLSGSMAQEPNGEEKPRRSRTRRGCKRRWQGSEGERASLGREGGQRWSQSSELVLHEQLHVGEKPHRCMECGKSFSRSSNLIKHQRIHTGEWPYKCGECGKCFRQSSSLILHQRIHTGEWPHECGECGRSFRWSSYLISHQRTHTGERPYECDQCRKRFHTSSDLLVHQRTHTQERPFRCPDCGQGFRQNSHLVRHRRIHTGERPHECGECGKSFRRSSTLISHQRIHTGEKPYTCSKCGKSFSQHSNLLVHQKIHTGERPYKCSKCGKRFQSRSCLLRHYQVHTEERPFLCPDCGKGFRGNSTLINHQQIHTGERPYECPQCGKSFSSSSALTKHRQRHH